In the genome of Nocardioides seonyuensis, one region contains:
- the nusB gene encoding transcription antitermination factor NusB gives MAARSKARKRALDILFASEQRSEEPALALERAIEAGVGPTNDYTTTLVHGVVEHRDRIDEVLTTYSRDWTLARMPAVDRNVLRIAVYELLWGEDDVPGEVAMSEAVHLVQELSTDDSPTFVNGILGSVLRDRAALV, from the coding sequence GTGGCTGCACGCTCCAAGGCCCGCAAGCGGGCGCTCGACATCCTCTTCGCCTCCGAGCAGCGCTCGGAGGAGCCCGCTCTGGCCCTCGAGCGCGCGATCGAGGCCGGGGTCGGCCCGACCAACGACTACACGACCACCCTCGTGCACGGCGTCGTCGAGCACCGAGACCGCATCGACGAGGTGCTCACCACCTACAGCCGTGACTGGACCCTGGCGCGGATGCCGGCGGTCGACCGGAACGTCCTCCGGATAGCGGTCTACGAGCTGCTGTGGGGTGAGGACGACGTGCCCGGCGAGGTGGCCATGAGCGAGGCCGTCCACCTCGTGCAGGAGCTCTCGACCGACGACTCGCCGACGTTCGTCAACGGCATCCTCGGCTCGGTCCTGCGCGACCGCGCTGCCCTCGTCTGA
- a CDS encoding DUF1206 domain-containing protein: protein MNAASSAAESVHHSEWLDHAVRIGLVAYGVVHLMVGWLALQLALGEKEESASNTGALHALAEQPLGAALVWGVAVGMLLLVVWRLLEFSFGFTEETDTKKRWRKRLTSLGKAAVYGALGWSAAKTALGDGSKGGTDSTTAKVMDLPGGQVIVGAVGLAIMAYGGVLVVRGWTEKFTEHLDAQGQSGKEGSAYVLLGKVGYIAKGIAIILVGGLFVYAAVEHRAKKSGGLDQALQTVLGYPFGQVLLVAIGVGIACYGLFCFARARHLSR from the coding sequence ATGAACGCCGCCTCCTCCGCAGCAGAGTCCGTCCACCACAGCGAGTGGCTCGACCACGCGGTGCGGATCGGGCTCGTGGCCTACGGCGTGGTGCACCTGATGGTCGGTTGGCTGGCCCTTCAGCTGGCCCTGGGCGAGAAGGAGGAGAGCGCCTCCAACACCGGTGCCCTCCATGCGCTTGCCGAGCAGCCCCTCGGGGCCGCGCTGGTGTGGGGTGTCGCGGTCGGCATGCTGCTCCTGGTCGTGTGGCGCCTGCTCGAGTTCTCCTTCGGGTTCACCGAGGAGACCGACACCAAGAAGCGGTGGAGGAAGCGCTTGACCTCCCTCGGCAAGGCGGCGGTCTACGGCGCGCTCGGGTGGAGCGCCGCCAAGACAGCGCTGGGAGACGGCTCCAAGGGAGGCACGGACTCCACGACGGCCAAGGTGATGGACCTCCCCGGGGGGCAGGTCATCGTGGGTGCTGTCGGCCTCGCGATCATGGCCTACGGCGGGGTCCTGGTCGTCCGCGGCTGGACCGAGAAGTTCACCGAGCACCTCGATGCCCAGGGCCAGTCCGGCAAGGAGGGGTCGGCCTACGTGCTCCTCGGCAAGGTCGGCTACATCGCCAAGGGGATCGCGATCATCCTCGTGGGAGGCCTCTTCGTCTACGCCGCGGTGGAGCACCGGGCCAAGAAGTCCGGCGGACTCGACCAGGCGCTGCAGACCGTGCTCGGCTATCCGTTCGGCCAGGTCCTGCTCGTCGCGATCGGCGTGGGCATCGCCTGCTACGGGCTCTTCTGCTTCGCCCGCGCCAGGCACCTGAGCCGCTGA
- a CDS encoding potassium channel family protein produces the protein MGRRLEQVKEHPSAILLVIQLAAVVLWPFLEFSKPGRAVLGAIGMLAVAAAVYAVRRTPALVWVVVVLGLPAMVFTVMEAMRPEVNWIVLTSGLLHGPFYLYVSYAMLRYLFHDDKVTRDELFATAAAFTVVAWGFAYLYSASQVLWPGSFVSPTADHQGWFTLLYLSFTTLTSVGLSDVVPVEPHARSLVMLEMVAGVFYIALVVARMVGLTIRRSMQRD, from the coding sequence ATGGGCCGGCGTCTGGAGCAGGTAAAGGAGCATCCCTCCGCGATCCTCCTGGTGATCCAGCTCGCTGCCGTCGTGCTCTGGCCGTTCCTGGAGTTCTCCAAGCCCGGTCGTGCCGTCCTCGGTGCCATCGGCATGCTCGCCGTCGCCGCAGCCGTCTACGCCGTACGCCGGACCCCGGCGCTCGTGTGGGTCGTGGTGGTGCTCGGCCTGCCCGCCATGGTGTTCACCGTGATGGAGGCCATGCGTCCCGAGGTGAACTGGATCGTGCTCACCTCGGGCCTGCTGCACGGCCCGTTCTACCTCTACGTCTCCTACGCGATGCTGCGCTACCTCTTCCACGACGACAAGGTCACCCGTGACGAGCTGTTCGCCACGGCAGCCGCCTTCACCGTCGTGGCCTGGGGCTTCGCCTATCTCTACTCGGCATCCCAGGTGCTGTGGCCGGGGTCGTTCGTCAGCCCCACGGCCGACCACCAGGGGTGGTTCACCCTGCTCTACCTCTCCTTCACCACCTTGACCAGCGTGGGTCTCTCGGACGTCGTGCCGGTCGAGCCGCACGCGCGCTCGCTCGTCATGCTCGAGATGGTCGCCGGAGTCTTCTACATCGCGCTCGTGGTCGCGCGGATGGTCGGCTTGACGATCCGGCGATCGATGCAGCGAGACTGA
- the uvrB gene encoding excinuclease ABC subunit UvrB: protein MRPVTDLERRVAPFKVVSDYQPSGDQPTAIQEITERLGDGEQDVVLLGATGTGKTATVAWVAEQVQRPMLVLQPNKTLAAQFANELRQLFPDNAVEYFVSYYDYYQPEAYVPQTDTYIEKDSSINEEVERLRHSATNSLLTRRDTIVVSTVSCIYGLGTPQEYVDRMLRLKVGQEHDRDSVLRRLVEIQYTRNDMAFTRGTFRVRGDTLEIFPVYEELAVRVEFFGDEIERLMTLHPITGEVVSEDAELHVFPATHYVAGPERMERAIKGIELELEDQLAAFEKQGKLLEAQRLRMRTTYDVEMMRQVGSCSGIENYSMHIDGRRPGSAPNCLLDYFPEDFVLVVDESHVAVPQIGGMYEGDMSRKRNLVDHGFRLPSAMDNRPLKWEEFLERIGQTIYLSATPGNYELDKVGGVDNAVQQIIRPTGLVDPEVVVKPTKGQIDDLIHEIRERTDKNERVLVTTLTKKMSEDLTDYLLDAGIRTRYLHSEVDTLKRIELLRDLRLGEYDVLVGINLLREGLDLPEVSLVAILDADKEGFLRSDKSLIQTIGRAARNVSGQVHMYADKITPSMEAAIGETNRRRAIQVAYNTAHGVDPQPLRKKIADITEMLAREDETTQALLQTWADVGQKGRAGGVKAKSPTPSLSRLHNDLPDTAGIPSSDLAELIQGLTDQMKNAAAELQFEVAARLRDEISELKKELRQMMEATK, encoded by the coding sequence ATGCGCCCAGTGACCGATCTCGAGCGCCGCGTCGCGCCCTTCAAGGTGGTCTCCGACTACCAGCCGTCCGGTGACCAGCCGACCGCCATCCAGGAGATCACCGAGCGGCTCGGCGACGGTGAGCAGGACGTGGTGCTGCTCGGCGCCACCGGCACGGGCAAGACCGCGACCGTGGCCTGGGTGGCCGAGCAGGTGCAGCGCCCGATGCTGGTGCTCCAGCCCAACAAGACGCTGGCGGCCCAGTTCGCCAACGAGCTGCGCCAGCTCTTCCCCGACAACGCCGTGGAGTACTTCGTCTCCTACTACGACTACTACCAGCCCGAGGCCTACGTCCCCCAGACCGACACCTACATCGAGAAGGACTCCTCCATCAACGAGGAGGTCGAGCGGTTGCGGCACTCGGCCACCAACAGCCTGCTCACCCGGCGCGACACGATCGTGGTCTCGACGGTCTCGTGCATCTACGGCCTCGGCACCCCCCAGGAGTACGTCGACCGGATGCTGCGACTCAAGGTGGGGCAGGAGCATGACCGCGACTCGGTGCTGCGCCGTCTCGTCGAGATCCAGTACACCCGCAACGACATGGCCTTCACGCGCGGCACCTTCCGCGTGCGGGGTGACACGCTCGAGATCTTCCCCGTCTACGAGGAGCTCGCGGTGCGGGTGGAGTTCTTCGGCGACGAGATCGAGCGCCTGATGACCCTCCACCCGATCACCGGCGAGGTCGTCTCCGAGGACGCCGAGCTCCACGTCTTCCCCGCCACCCACTACGTCGCCGGTCCCGAGCGCATGGAGCGCGCGATCAAGGGGATCGAGCTCGAGCTGGAGGACCAGCTCGCCGCCTTCGAGAAGCAGGGCAAGCTCCTCGAGGCGCAGCGGCTGCGCATGCGCACGACCTACGACGTCGAGATGATGCGCCAGGTGGGCTCCTGCTCCGGCATCGAGAACTACTCGATGCACATCGACGGCCGCCGGCCGGGCAGCGCCCCCAACTGCCTCCTCGACTACTTCCCCGAGGACTTCGTCCTCGTCGTCGACGAGTCCCATGTCGCGGTGCCGCAGATCGGCGGCATGTATGAGGGCGACATGTCGCGCAAGCGCAACCTGGTCGACCACGGCTTCCGCCTCCCCAGCGCGATGGACAACCGACCGCTGAAGTGGGAGGAGTTCCTCGAGCGCATCGGCCAGACGATCTACCTCTCCGCCACCCCGGGCAACTACGAGCTCGACAAGGTCGGCGGCGTGGACAACGCCGTCCAGCAGATCATCCGTCCGACCGGCCTCGTCGACCCCGAGGTCGTCGTCAAGCCCACCAAGGGCCAGATCGACGACCTGATCCACGAGATCCGCGAGCGCACCGACAAGAACGAGCGCGTCCTCGTCACGACCCTCACCAAGAAGATGTCCGAGGACCTCACCGACTACCTCCTCGACGCCGGCATCCGCACCCGCTACCTCCACTCCGAGGTCGACACGCTCAAGCGCATCGAGCTGCTTCGCGACCTCCGCCTCGGCGAGTACGACGTGCTGGTCGGCATCAACCTCCTGCGCGAGGGCCTGGACCTGCCCGAGGTCTCCCTGGTCGCGATCCTCGACGCGGACAAGGAGGGGTTCCTGCGCTCCGACAAGTCCCTGATCCAGACGATCGGGCGCGCAGCCCGCAACGTGTCCGGCCAGGTCCACATGTATGCCGACAAGATCACCCCGTCGATGGAGGCCGCGATCGGCGAGACCAACCGCCGGCGCGCCATCCAGGTGGCCTACAACACCGCGCACGGTGTCGACCCGCAGCCGCTGCGCAAGAAGATCGCCGACATCACCGAGATGCTCGCCCGCGAGGACGAGACGACGCAGGCGCTCCTGCAGACCTGGGCCGACGTGGGCCAGAAGGGCCGGGCCGGGGGAGTCAAGGCGAAGTCCCCGACCCCGTCTCTCTCCCGCCTCCACAACGACCTCCCGGACACCGCGGGCATCCCGAGCAGCGACCTGGCCGAGCTCATCCAGGGGCTCACCGACCAGATGAAGAACGCCGCTGCCGAGCTCCAGTTCGAGGTCGCCGCCAGGCTCCGCGACGAGATCTCAGAGCTCAAGAAGGAGCTCCGCCAGATGATGGAGGCGACGAAGTGA
- a CDS encoding phospholipase D-like domain-containing protein: MSLVDSYRRRGKKPKPFPVTPPHTVQVGPGELTTYTFGRDLYADMLAAIEGARKQILFETYIWKGDEVGEQFKAALTAAAERGVDVYCIYDGFANLVVSPRFKKFPPSLKVLRYPVYPAGVKFWSLSRYGRDHRKLLVVDEEVGFVGGYNIGTAFATEWRDTHVRVTGPEVWDLKRAFADFWNLNRRRRLGRSERPLLLETPAEWDPRVRIHRNVPRLWMFPIRNMYLEAISRATHNVWLTAAYFIPDADFVDAVCDAARRGVDVRLLVPHKSNHIVADWLSRGYYSQLLGAGVRILRYRDAMVHAKTATIDGSWATVGTANIDRLSLTGNYEINLEVHDEEFAVAMEEVFATDETNTLELTLGEWEARDLHRKFTEAVLAPLRPLL, translated from the coding sequence ATGTCCCTGGTCGACTCCTACCGTCGGCGGGGCAAGAAGCCCAAGCCCTTCCCCGTCACGCCCCCGCACACCGTCCAGGTGGGCCCGGGCGAGCTCACGACGTACACCTTCGGTCGCGACCTCTACGCCGACATGCTGGCCGCGATCGAGGGAGCCAGGAAGCAGATCCTGTTCGAGACCTACATCTGGAAGGGCGACGAGGTCGGCGAGCAGTTCAAGGCCGCCCTGACCGCGGCCGCCGAGCGGGGTGTCGACGTCTACTGCATCTACGACGGCTTCGCCAACCTGGTGGTGTCCCCCCGCTTCAAGAAGTTCCCGCCGTCCCTGAAGGTGCTGCGCTACCCCGTCTACCCCGCCGGCGTGAAGTTCTGGAGCCTCAGCCGCTACGGCCGTGACCACCGCAAGCTCCTCGTCGTGGACGAGGAGGTCGGCTTCGTCGGCGGCTACAACATCGGCACCGCCTTCGCCACCGAGTGGCGTGACACGCACGTCCGGGTCACGGGGCCCGAGGTGTGGGACCTCAAGCGCGCCTTCGCCGACTTCTGGAACCTCAACCGGCGCCGCCGGCTGGGCCGGAGCGAGCGCCCGCTGCTCCTGGAGACACCGGCCGAGTGGGACCCCCGCGTCCGGATCCACCGCAACGTCCCCCGGCTGTGGATGTTCCCCATCCGCAACATGTACCTCGAGGCCATCAGCCGCGCGACGCACAACGTCTGGCTCACCGCGGCCTACTTCATCCCGGACGCCGACTTCGTCGACGCCGTGTGCGACGCAGCCCGCCGCGGGGTCGACGTGCGCCTCCTGGTGCCCCACAAGTCCAACCACATCGTGGCCGACTGGCTCTCACGCGGCTACTACTCCCAGCTTCTGGGTGCGGGTGTACGCATCCTGCGCTACCGCGACGCGATGGTGCACGCCAAGACGGCCACCATCGACGGCAGCTGGGCGACGGTGGGGACCGCGAACATCGATCGTCTCAGCCTCACGGGCAACTACGAGATCAACCTCGAGGTCCACGACGAGGAGTTCGCCGTGGCCATGGAGGAGGTCTTCGCCACCGACGAGACCAACACCCTCGAGCTGACCCTCGGCGAGTGGGAGGCACGCGACCTGCACCGCAAGTTCACCGAGGCCGTCCTGGCTCCCCTGCGACCGTTGCTCTGA
- a CDS encoding DUF1905 domain-containing protein, giving the protein MDECRFTGDLFRWDAQEAWFFVTLTEEATAAVREHPVPPRGFGSVKVEVTLTSEAGETTWRTSVFPDKQSGRFLLPVKAAVRKAHDVDEGDSLDLALVVLA; this is encoded by the coding sequence ATGGACGAGTGCCGGTTCACGGGTGACCTTTTCCGGTGGGACGCGCAGGAGGCGTGGTTCTTCGTGACGCTGACGGAGGAGGCCACAGCAGCGGTGCGCGAACACCCCGTCCCGCCGCGGGGCTTCGGCTCCGTCAAGGTCGAGGTGACGCTCACCTCCGAGGCGGGCGAGACCACCTGGCGCACCTCGGTGTTCCCTGACAAGCAGAGCGGCCGTTTCCTGCTGCCGGTGAAGGCCGCGGTGCGCAAGGCCCACGACGTCGACGAGGGCGACTCACTCGATCTCGCCCTGGTGGTGCTGGCATGA
- a CDS encoding FMN-binding negative transcriptional regulator, whose product MDDTRLYVPAANAMPAAEVRGFVTSVGTAQLVTVDVDGSPDVTFLPVLWEGERLVGHLARANGHWRRIVQDSAALAVVTGRDAYVSPGWYASKAEHGRVVPTWNYSTVHLRGRIRVHDDPDWVEDLVTRLTDRHEEDRADRWHVTDAPSDYVRKNLRPIVGVELLVESVEAKAKLSQNRSDADRAGVARGLRAEGIDPEGLVAP is encoded by the coding sequence ATGGACGACACCCGGCTCTACGTCCCGGCAGCCAACGCCATGCCCGCGGCCGAGGTCCGGGGGTTCGTCACCTCGGTCGGGACGGCCCAGCTCGTGACCGTGGACGTGGATGGGAGTCCCGACGTCACCTTCCTGCCCGTGCTCTGGGAGGGAGAGCGCCTGGTGGGCCATCTCGCGCGGGCCAACGGGCACTGGCGTCGCATCGTCCAGGACAGCGCGGCCCTGGCCGTCGTCACCGGGCGGGACGCGTACGTGAGCCCCGGGTGGTACGCGTCCAAGGCCGAGCACGGCAGGGTCGTCCCGACGTGGAACTACTCCACGGTGCACCTGCGCGGAAGGATCCGCGTCCACGACGACCCGGACTGGGTCGAGGACCTGGTCACCCGGCTGACCGACCGGCACGAGGAGGACCGTGCCGATCGCTGGCACGTGACCGACGCCCCCAGCGACTACGTCCGCAAGAACCTCCGACCGATCGTCGGGGTCGAGCTCCTCGTGGAGTCCGTCGAGGCCAAGGCCAAGCTCAGCCAGAACCGCTCCGACGCGGACCGGGCCGGCGTCGCCCGGGGCCTGCGGGCCGAGGGCATCGACCCGGAAGGACTCGTCGCCCCGTGA
- the kynA gene encoding tryptophan 2,3-dioxygenase, translating to MRDTGNRRDLEDGIKRDFSKDMSYGDYLRLDLLLSAQQPQSDPPQHDELLFIVQHQTSELWLKLMVHELRSARDLLRGDDLAPALKRLARVKHIQHTLTDQWSVLATLTPSEYAQIRPFLATSSGFQSAQYREVEFLLGNKNADMVKVFAHDPAAHDELGTLLGEPSLYDEFLAFLARRGYAVPPALLERDWSQPYRLDPALVTVFAEVYASPAEHWGVYETCEELVDVEDAFQQWRFRHLQVVQRTIGHKTGTGGSSGVDFLRRALDLTFFPELYEVRTQIPQ from the coding sequence ATGCGCGACACCGGGAACCGCCGCGATCTCGAGGACGGGATCAAGCGCGACTTCAGCAAGGACATGTCCTACGGCGACTACCTCCGGCTCGACCTGCTGCTGTCGGCCCAGCAGCCGCAGTCGGACCCGCCGCAGCACGACGAGCTGCTCTTCATCGTCCAGCACCAGACCTCCGAGCTCTGGCTCAAGCTGATGGTGCACGAGCTCCGGTCAGCCCGTGACCTGCTGCGCGGCGACGACCTGGCTCCCGCACTCAAACGGCTCGCCCGCGTCAAGCACATCCAGCACACCCTCACCGACCAGTGGTCCGTGCTGGCGACGCTGACGCCGAGCGAGTACGCCCAGATCCGGCCGTTCCTGGCCACCTCCTCGGGGTTCCAGTCAGCCCAGTACCGCGAGGTCGAGTTCCTCCTCGGCAACAAGAACGCCGACATGGTCAAGGTGTTCGCCCACGACCCGGCCGCCCACGACGAGCTCGGGACGCTGCTGGGCGAGCCCTCGCTCTACGACGAGTTCCTGGCCTTCCTGGCCCGCCGCGGGTACGCCGTCCCGCCCGCGCTGCTCGAACGCGACTGGTCGCAGCCCTACCGGCTGGACCCTGCGCTGGTCACCGTCTTCGCCGAGGTCTACGCGTCCCCCGCGGAGCACTGGGGGGTCTACGAGACCTGTGAGGAGCTGGTCGACGTCGAGGACGCCTTCCAGCAGTGGCGCTTCCGACACCTCCAGGTCGTGCAGCGCACGATCGGTCACAAGACCGGGACCGGAGGCTCCTCCGGAGTCGACTTCCTGCGCCGCGCGCTCGACCTGACGTTCTTCCCCGAGCTCTACGAGGTCCGCACCCAGATCCCCCAGTGA
- a CDS encoding DNA-3-methyladenine glycosylase family protein, with translation MDPGLMRTWRPAWPCDVRQVLGPQRRGAGDPTQRVDEVGRVWRAARTPVGPATLRVESRASEGVVLGTAWGAGAEWLLDSMPALLGAHDDPTGFEPLHPQVAEGRRRRPHWRIGRTGLVMESLIPSILEQKVTGKQAFGSFRELVRRHGEPAPGPVTDLRLFVQPSPADVARIPSWEWLRLGVDPARSRTVVTACRSTAALERVVGLDVEEADRRLRSLPGIGVWTSAEVRQRALGDADAVSFGDYHVANQLGWALFGHDISDDEMAEVLEPYRPHRGRAVAMAMTGGQSRPRRGPRMSVPTHLPTR, from the coding sequence GTGGATCCCGGACTGATGCGCACGTGGCGGCCTGCCTGGCCGTGCGACGTGCGTCAGGTGCTCGGACCGCAGCGACGCGGCGCGGGCGACCCCACGCAACGGGTGGACGAGGTCGGCCGCGTCTGGCGTGCCGCCCGCACCCCCGTCGGACCGGCGACGCTGCGCGTGGAGAGCCGCGCGAGCGAGGGAGTCGTCCTCGGTACGGCGTGGGGCGCGGGCGCCGAGTGGCTGCTCGACTCGATGCCCGCGCTGCTGGGCGCCCACGACGACCCGACGGGCTTCGAGCCGCTCCACCCCCAGGTGGCCGAGGGGCGGCGCCGTCGCCCTCACTGGCGCATCGGCCGCACGGGCCTGGTGATGGAGTCGCTGATCCCGTCGATCCTGGAGCAGAAGGTCACCGGCAAGCAGGCCTTCGGCTCCTTCCGCGAGCTGGTGCGCCGCCACGGCGAGCCGGCGCCCGGCCCGGTCACCGACCTTCGGCTGTTCGTGCAACCGAGTCCGGCGGACGTGGCCCGGATCCCGTCCTGGGAGTGGCTCCGGCTCGGGGTCGACCCGGCGCGGTCGCGCACGGTCGTGACGGCCTGTCGGTCGACAGCCGCCCTCGAGCGGGTCGTCGGCCTGGACGTCGAGGAGGCCGACCGCAGGCTCAGGTCACTGCCGGGGATCGGGGTGTGGACCAGTGCCGAGGTGCGCCAGCGCGCTCTCGGTGACGCCGACGCGGTGAGCTTCGGTGACTACCACGTGGCCAACCAGCTCGGCTGGGCGCTCTTCGGCCACGACATCAGCGACGACGAGATGGCCGAGGTGCTCGAGCCCTACCGCCCCCATCGTGGGCGTGCTGTCGCAATGGCGATGACCGGTGGACAGTCGCGACCGCGGCGCGGTCCCCGGATGAGCGTCCCCACCCACCTCCCGACGAGGTGA
- a CDS encoding TetR/AcrR family transcriptional regulator, whose protein sequence is MATPSAAPADRRSNAATRRRQREREIIDATRQLFDERGVRDAQIEDIAKAVGINRAIVYRHFTGKEELFALTLVQYLDELRVKLYEVTADTASESPRAQLTALVTAFADYGLEHPAFVDNALALMRRRGPDLMAEVSESAMFRLGRSIGGCLALLTGAIEAGVEAGDFHVEKPYLLANLLYASGLGTLQLARVGLLVAEAAPGIPQVSNVTTDDVREHMVISALALVSGPRAIDALKDPESKQS, encoded by the coding sequence ATGGCCACACCTTCAGCCGCCCCTGCGGATCGTCGCAGCAACGCCGCCACCCGCCGGCGTCAGCGCGAGCGCGAGATCATCGACGCGACACGACAGCTCTTCGACGAGCGCGGCGTCCGTGACGCCCAGATCGAGGACATCGCCAAGGCGGTGGGCATCAACCGCGCCATCGTCTACCGGCACTTCACCGGCAAGGAGGAGCTCTTCGCCCTCACCCTGGTGCAGTACCTCGACGAGCTGCGCGTCAAGCTCTACGAGGTCACCGCCGACACGGCGTCGGAGTCTCCGCGCGCCCAGCTGACCGCCCTGGTGACCGCGTTCGCCGACTACGGCCTCGAGCATCCGGCGTTCGTGGACAACGCGCTCGCCCTGATGCGTCGGCGTGGGCCCGACCTGATGGCCGAGGTCAGCGAGAGCGCCATGTTCCGCCTCGGGCGCAGCATCGGCGGCTGCCTGGCGCTGCTGACGGGCGCGATCGAGGCAGGGGTGGAGGCAGGCGACTTCCATGTCGAGAAGCCCTATCTCCTCGCCAACCTGCTCTACGCCAGCGGGCTCGGCACCCTGCAGCTGGCGCGCGTCGGTCTCCTCGTGGCGGAGGCTGCTCCGGGCATCCCCCAGGTCAGCAACGTCACCACCGACGACGTGCGCGAGCACATGGTCATCTCCGCCCTGGCGCTGGTCTCCGGCCCCAGGGCCATCGACGCGCTGAAGGACCCCGAGTCGAAGCAGTCCTGA
- a CDS encoding ATP-dependent DNA ligase, translated as MSVLLADVVATSETVGATRSRKAKTEALAALLQRALAEGADADDLATVVAYLSGTLRQRRTGLGWRGVSEVPPPATESTLGVHEVHRAFETLSQLRGAGSQAARKTAVAELFARATAPEQAWLRAVVTGNVRQGALDSSIQEAVAQVAQVPLAAVRRAAMLSGSTLAAAAAAFAQGEPGLDEIGLEVGRPVQPMLASSAPDVTAALAKAAGGEQVAIDAKLDGIRIQVHRDGEDVLVVTRSLDDITSRLPEVVAVARSMPADRFVLDGEALALDDLGRPQAFQDTASRTAQAGGVEVTPYFFDLLHLDGRDLLDSPGHERLAALDSLVPEAHRVRRLVTDDPAEAESFTAEVLAAGHEGVVVKDLSAPYAAGRRGSAWVKVKPVHTLDLVVLAVEWGSGRRQGWLSNIHLGARDPSSPSGFVMLGKTFKGMTDEMLAWQTQRFLELETQREGHVVHVRPEQVVEIAFDGLQRSTRYPGGVALRFARVVRYRDDKRAEGADTLDDVRRLALGRP; from the coding sequence ATGAGCGTCCTGCTCGCCGACGTCGTCGCCACCTCCGAGACGGTCGGAGCCACCCGTTCACGCAAGGCGAAGACCGAGGCCCTGGCTGCCCTGCTCCAGCGCGCTCTCGCCGAAGGCGCCGACGCCGACGACCTGGCCACCGTCGTGGCCTACCTCTCCGGCACGCTGCGCCAGAGACGCACCGGGCTCGGCTGGCGCGGCGTGAGCGAGGTCCCACCGCCTGCGACGGAGTCCACCCTCGGCGTGCATGAGGTGCACAGGGCGTTCGAGACGCTCTCCCAGCTGCGCGGCGCCGGGTCCCAGGCCGCTCGCAAGACGGCCGTGGCCGAGCTGTTCGCCCGGGCGACCGCCCCCGAGCAGGCCTGGCTGCGTGCCGTGGTGACGGGCAACGTCCGTCAGGGCGCCCTCGACTCCAGCATCCAGGAGGCCGTCGCCCAGGTCGCGCAGGTGCCGCTGGCGGCCGTGCGACGCGCAGCGATGCTCTCCGGCAGCACCCTCGCCGCCGCCGCGGCCGCGTTCGCCCAGGGCGAGCCCGGCCTCGACGAGATCGGGCTCGAGGTCGGCCGACCCGTCCAGCCGATGCTCGCCTCGAGCGCTCCCGACGTGACTGCCGCCCTGGCCAAGGCGGCTGGCGGCGAGCAGGTCGCGATCGACGCCAAGCTCGACGGCATCCGCATCCAGGTGCACCGCGACGGCGAGGACGTTCTGGTCGTCACCCGGAGCCTCGACGACATCACCAGTCGCCTGCCCGAGGTGGTGGCCGTCGCGCGCTCGATGCCGGCCGATCGGTTCGTGCTGGACGGGGAGGCCCTCGCGTTGGACGACCTGGGGCGCCCCCAGGCCTTCCAGGACACCGCGTCGCGCACCGCCCAGGCCGGCGGCGTCGAGGTGACCCCCTACTTCTTCGACCTGCTCCACCTCGATGGTCGTGACCTGCTCGACTCCCCCGGCCACGAGCGGCTCGCGGCTCTCGACTCGCTGGTGCCCGAGGCCCATCGCGTGCGGCGCCTCGTCACCGACGATCCGGCCGAGGCCGAGTCCTTCACGGCCGAGGTGCTGGCTGCCGGCCACGAAGGAGTCGTCGTCAAGGACCTCTCCGCTCCCTACGCCGCCGGGCGCCGCGGCTCCGCCTGGGTCAAGGTCAAGCCCGTGCACACCCTCGACCTGGTGGTGCTCGCCGTCGAGTGGGGCAGCGGCAGGCGCCAGGGCTGGCTCTCCAACATCCACCTGGGCGCGCGCGACCCCTCCTCGCCGAGCGGATTCGTGATGCTCGGCAAGACGTTCAAGGGCATGACCGACGAGATGCTCGCGTGGCAGACCCAGCGCTTCCTCGAGCTTGAGACGCAGCGTGAAGGACACGTCGTCCACGTGCGTCCTGAGCAGGTCGTCGAGATCGCCTTCGACGGGCTCCAGCGATCCACCCGCTACCCCGGCGGAGTCGCGCTGCGCTTCGCCCGGGTGGTCCGCTACCGCGACGACAAGCGGGCGGAGGGTGCCGACACGCTCGACGACGTACGACGCCTCGCGCTCGGCCGTCCCTAG